Proteins encoded in a region of the Abyssibacter profundi genome:
- a CDS encoding type IV pilin protein produces the protein MNQNQGVTLIELIITVAIIGILAAIAFPSYEKYVQRTHRSEVIANMSEMAQWLERQYSKNNQYPTAAQSAAQVSAAGTDRYNVAIAFTQTNGRNTDYSITATATGPQTSDSADGQSCATLTLTAIGNQTPAACWN, from the coding sequence ATGAACCAGAATCAGGGCGTCACGCTCATCGAGCTGATCATCACCGTGGCTATTATCGGCATTCTTGCTGCGATCGCCTTTCCCTCTTATGAGAAGTATGTGCAGCGCACCCATCGGTCCGAGGTGATCGCCAACATGAGTGAGATGGCGCAATGGCTGGAGCGTCAGTACAGCAAGAACAACCAATATCCGACCGCGGCGCAGAGCGCCGCCCAGGTCAGCGCGGCCGGAACCGATCGATATAACGTCGCCATTGCATTCACCCAGACCAATGGGCGTAACACCGACTACAGCATCACGGCGACGGCCACCGGGCCCCAGACCAGCGATTCTGCAGACGGCCAGTCCTGTGCCACGCTCACCCTGACCGCCATCGGCAATCAGACCCCTGCAGCCTGTTGGAACTAG